One window from the genome of Pseudalkalibacillus hwajinpoensis encodes:
- a CDS encoding helix-turn-helix domain-containing protein: MIGKNIKKYRLAKGISLTELAERSGVSKSYLNSLERNIKNNPSINVINRLADVLETDLNDILGAEATGDVHPNDLEGWQRFIEEAKKAGIEQAHLSEYKEVIAYIKWKNRQDKS; encoded by the coding sequence ATGATAGGAAAAAATATCAAAAAGTACCGTCTTGCAAAAGGGATCTCTCTAACGGAATTAGCTGAGAGGTCAGGTGTTTCCAAATCATATCTAAACAGCCTTGAGCGCAACATTAAGAACAATCCCTCTATCAATGTCATCAACCGACTTGCGGACGTATTAGAAACAGATTTGAATGATATACTTGGAGCTGAAGCAACCGGGGATGTTCATCCAAACGATTTGGAAGGCTGGCAAAGATTCATTGAAGAAGCTAAGAAGGCAGGAATTGAACAGGCTCACTTAAGTGAGTACAAAGAAGTTATTGCTTATATTAAATGGAAAAATAGACAGGATAAATCATAA
- a CDS encoding NAD(P)-dependent oxidoreductase has protein sequence MEHARVGVIGTGLIGTGLIRLLSRQKDVSVSNILTRRNTAEMVGYPLHDRLTNSVDELIQTSDLIVECSGDVIYGSEIIEKAMEAGLPIVTMNAELHVTTGSYFARKGFITEAEGDQPGCLAALNENIRQMGFKPVVYGNIKGFLNTNPSKEDMEFWSKRNGTTLGMTTSFTDGTKVQIEQALVANGLGGTIARNGLLGFASDDANDGGEQLARVAESTNMPISDYILSSKLPPGVFITATHDEGQQDTLRYYKMGMGPYYTLMTNYHLCHLEILKTIRRVLDGKGVLLNNSEHPKVSVAAIAKKKLDANQFIEQGIGSFDVRGEAVLIEGNENHIPIGVLRNARLKRPIEEGEMIQFSDVEIPESIALKAWNSILKKQITLK, from the coding sequence ATGGAGCACGCTAGAGTAGGTGTGATTGGTACGGGTTTAATAGGAACAGGCTTGATTAGACTACTAAGTAGACAAAAAGATGTTAGTGTCTCTAATATCTTAACAAGAAGAAACACAGCAGAAATGGTAGGATACCCTTTACATGATCGGCTAACGAACTCAGTTGACGAGCTGATTCAGACTTCAGATCTGATCGTTGAATGTAGCGGCGATGTTATCTATGGTAGTGAAATAATCGAGAAAGCTATGGAAGCGGGCCTGCCTATCGTTACGATGAATGCTGAGTTACATGTTACAACAGGGTCATATTTTGCTCGAAAAGGTTTCATTACTGAAGCTGAAGGTGATCAGCCTGGTTGCCTTGCAGCCCTTAATGAGAACATAAGACAAATGGGATTTAAGCCAGTAGTTTATGGAAATATTAAAGGCTTCTTGAATACGAATCCGTCAAAGGAAGACATGGAGTTTTGGTCTAAGCGAAATGGCACAACTCTAGGAATGACAACCTCCTTTACAGATGGAACGAAGGTACAAATTGAACAGGCTCTTGTTGCAAATGGACTAGGGGGCACGATAGCTAGGAATGGTTTGCTAGGGTTTGCTTCGGATGATGCGAATGATGGAGGCGAGCAATTAGCGAGAGTGGCTGAAAGTACCAACATGCCAATTAGTGATTATATTCTTTCATCCAAACTTCCTCCAGGAGTGTTCATTACTGCAACCCATGACGAAGGTCAGCAGGATACATTGCGTTATTACAAAATGGGTATGGGACCTTACTATACTCTTATGACAAATTATCATTTATGTCATTTGGAAATACTTAAAACGATTAGACGGGTATTAGATGGTAAAGGGGTATTACTCAATAATAGTGAGCATCCTAAAGTAAGTGTTGCAGCAATCGCAAAAAAGAAGCTAGATGCGAATCAGTTTATCGAACAAGGCATTGGAAGTTTTGATGTTAGGGGAGAGGCGGTCTTAATTGAAGGGAATGAGAATCATATTCCAATTGGTGTCCTCCGTAACGCAAGGCTTAAGAGACCAATTGAAGAAGGAGAGATGATTCAATTCTCTGATGTGGAAATCCCTGAAAGCATTGCCTTAAAAGCATGGAATAGTATATTGAAGAAGCAAATCACGCTTAAATAG
- a CDS encoding SLC45 family MFS transporter, with amino-acid sequence MLQEQVATTNEKRYQKELPALPLTTIWLISFGFLGVQMAFSLQSANMGRIFQTLGADPHNLGLFFILPPLAGLVVQPLVGYFSDRTWIPGLGRRIPYLLVGAVVAVIVMCLLPNSGSFGFTAVTAMTFGAIAILFMDVSSNMAMQPFKMMVGDMVNKEQKGFAYSIQSFLSNSGAVLASIFPFLLTIIGVSNSAPKGVVPQSVVLSFYVGAGVLIFCSLITVWKVKEYTPDEFAIYHGISKESTKEKVNIFKLLGSAPKVFWTVTLVQLFCWMGFQYLWTYGTGAIALNVWNTSDPSSAAYQDAGNWFGILTAVQSIGAVLWSLALSRIPNNSRKFYYSMSLLLGGIGFGSVFFVHNQWALIISFTLIGIAWAAMMTFPFTILTNALKGKNMGTYLGLFNGSICLPQIIASCLSFVLFPLIGSSMPFMILLSGVLLVVGALSVPVIKETYAK; translated from the coding sequence ATGCTACAAGAACAAGTTGCCACAACGAATGAAAAACGATATCAAAAAGAATTACCTGCACTGCCGCTCACTACAATCTGGTTAATTAGCTTCGGTTTTTTAGGCGTTCAAATGGCCTTTTCATTACAAAGCGCGAATATGGGGCGCATTTTCCAAACCTTAGGAGCAGATCCTCATAATCTCGGTTTATTCTTTATCCTACCGCCACTCGCTGGATTAGTTGTACAACCTTTAGTTGGATATTTTTCCGATAGGACCTGGATTCCAGGGCTTGGCCGACGAATTCCTTATCTACTCGTTGGAGCTGTAGTTGCTGTCATTGTCATGTGTCTCTTGCCCAATTCGGGTAGTTTCGGATTTACTGCAGTCACAGCGATGACGTTTGGAGCCATCGCCATTCTATTTATGGATGTTTCATCAAACATGGCGATGCAGCCATTTAAAATGATGGTTGGAGACATGGTGAACAAAGAACAAAAAGGATTTGCGTATTCGATCCAAAGCTTTTTATCAAATAGTGGTGCTGTGTTAGCTAGTATTTTCCCGTTTCTATTAACGATTATCGGCGTTTCAAACAGTGCACCCAAAGGCGTCGTGCCACAATCTGTCGTCCTTTCATTTTATGTTGGTGCAGGAGTTCTTATCTTCTGTAGTCTGATAACGGTATGGAAAGTAAAAGAGTATACACCAGATGAGTTTGCTATTTATCACGGCATTTCGAAAGAATCAACGAAAGAAAAGGTAAACATTTTCAAATTACTTGGAAGCGCTCCAAAAGTATTTTGGACCGTTACACTCGTTCAATTATTCTGCTGGATGGGTTTTCAATACTTGTGGACGTATGGCACCGGTGCCATTGCGTTAAACGTTTGGAATACGAGCGACCCTTCTAGCGCAGCTTATCAAGATGCCGGGAACTGGTTTGGGATTTTAACAGCCGTTCAGTCGATTGGCGCCGTACTCTGGTCTCTCGCGTTATCCAGAATTCCAAACAACTCACGCAAATTCTATTACTCCATGAGCTTATTGCTAGGTGGGATCGGATTTGGATCTGTCTTCTTCGTGCACAATCAGTGGGCACTCATTATTTCCTTTACGTTAATCGGAATCGCTTGGGCCGCGATGATGACCTTCCCATTCACGATCTTAACGAACGCGCTGAAAGGGAAGAATATGGGTACATATCTTGGGCTGTTTAACGGTAGTATTTGTTTGCCGCAAATTATTGCATCATGCTTAAGCTTTGTTTTATTTCCATTGATCGGCTCTTCTATGCCGTTTATGATCTTGCTTTCAGGTGTGTTACTTGTGGTTGGGGCGTTGTCTGTACCGGTTATTAAGGAGACGTATGCGAAGTAG
- a CDS encoding SDR family oxidoreductase, with amino-acid sequence MNPDLNQITDFTMEFFNLKGKVAIITGGNSGIGQGFALALAKAGADIFAVSMAEDDDQTKKLIEAEGVRYHLMLGNLTEDGFCKAIVDECLEVFGQIDILINNAGININEPDVTKFTRLHWDKMVSVNLDAPFELSHEVAKQLIPQKSGKIINTCSLFSYLGGQWSPAYAATKHGLAGFTKAYCDELAQYNIQVNGIAPGYFATDVTKATRENVESNQRILDHIPANRWGNIQDLMGAVVFLASDASNYVNGTLLNVDGGYLVR; translated from the coding sequence ATGAACCCCGATTTAAATCAAATTACTGATTTTACGATGGAATTTTTTAATCTTAAAGGAAAAGTTGCAATTATCACTGGAGGCAATTCAGGTATAGGGCAGGGGTTTGCACTTGCATTAGCTAAAGCTGGTGCCGACATCTTTGCGGTTAGTATGGCAGAAGATGATGACCAGACGAAGAAACTGATTGAAGCAGAAGGTGTTCGTTATCATTTAATGCTTGGAAATCTGACAGAAGACGGTTTTTGTAAAGCGATTGTTGATGAATGTTTAGAAGTTTTTGGACAAATCGATATTCTTATTAATAACGCTGGAATTAACATCAATGAGCCTGACGTTACAAAGTTTACGAGATTACATTGGGATAAAATGGTGTCGGTTAACTTGGATGCGCCGTTTGAACTGTCACATGAAGTAGCGAAGCAATTGATTCCACAAAAAAGTGGAAAAATCATTAACACTTGTTCACTGTTTTCGTACCTTGGGGGTCAATGGTCTCCGGCCTATGCTGCTACGAAACATGGTTTAGCAGGTTTTACAAAAGCGTATTGCGATGAACTCGCTCAATACAATATTCAAGTAAACGGCATTGCGCCGGGTTATTTTGCAACAGACGTAACGAAGGCGACAAGAGAGAATGTAGAAAGCAACCAGCGTATACTCGATCACATTCCAGCGAATCGCTGGGGAAACATTCAGGATCTCATGGGAGCAGTTGTTTTCTTGGCATCTGACGCTTCTAACTATGTAAATGGAACGTTACTTAATGTCGATGGTGGTTACCTCGTTCGATAA
- a CDS encoding glycoside hydrolase family 140 protein has product MNLLPDFSSYQWIKHSPNRINVTGMNEVVINANAQWHVVDIIISVQANTNYHFKVDNPNNGSVFIFERNNGKETYLAGSSDLEFTTKNNTDSLRIGVSNGVISTGSYLFRNSLLEIVNTNNELLPELSNSQWVNNSPSQISITAQNEITIQPKAQWHVYEIILAVQPSRTYSLSVENLNNGTVFIFERDQFNKEQFLAISSTIEFETKSTTKSLRIGLSNGTTSSGKFLFRNASLVDKVGDSTPPPPPPPPPNNELFSHGDLKVSSNGHYLVHQDETPFFFMADTSWELFARATREQVETYLLNRKQKGFNVIQAVVVSQFERFNVAPNIYGEKPILNNNFYQPNEAYYQNVDWIVNKAEEIGLYIAMLPIWGSAELEGPARGFPNPMLNPGTNNQGLQEAENKAYFHGNLLGNRYKNKPNIIWMLGGDTDPVKPGEYDYISIYRAMANGIVDADGGRLLRTYHSAGSPTSRFLQTTTLANGEKMIDFNTIQTTSVFDFPNYVPVYNDWKLTPPTPTLNAENRYEDSPNNYTAGNPRLTDFDVRQAQYWALFSGAFGITYGHNDIWQMYVSGLYPSWTGANTNWYDELDSPGAFHMSYLKKLMISRPILSRIPDQTIIASSQPSTAGAYIVATRSSDGSYAFVYSPYGGTVSINMNKISGGTVKAQWYNPRNGSVTLIGTYTNTGTRNFTAPSSGRGNDWILILDDNSKNFPTP; this is encoded by the coding sequence GTGAATTTGTTACCAGATTTTTCAAGCTATCAGTGGATCAAACATAGTCCAAATCGAATAAATGTAACTGGAATGAATGAAGTAGTCATTAATGCTAATGCCCAGTGGCACGTGGTTGATATAATAATATCTGTTCAAGCAAATACTAATTATCATTTCAAAGTAGATAACCCCAATAATGGTAGTGTTTTTATTTTTGAAAGAAACAATGGCAAAGAGACTTATTTAGCTGGTTCTTCTGATTTAGAATTTACTACAAAGAATAATACAGATAGTCTGCGGATTGGTGTATCTAACGGAGTTATTTCTACCGGTTCCTATTTATTTAGAAATTCTTTATTAGAAATAGTGAATACAAATAATGAACTTTTACCAGAGCTTTCTAATAGTCAGTGGGTCAATAATAGTCCGTCACAAATATCAATCACTGCTCAGAATGAAATTACAATTCAACCGAAAGCACAATGGCATGTTTATGAGATCATTTTGGCAGTTCAGCCTTCTAGAACTTACTCATTAAGTGTAGAGAATTTGAATAATGGAACAGTCTTCATTTTTGAGCGAGACCAATTTAATAAAGAACAATTTCTAGCAATTTCATCAACGATTGAATTTGAAACGAAAAGTACTACAAAAAGTCTACGTATAGGACTGTCAAACGGTACAACTTCTTCGGGTAAATTTCTTTTTCGAAATGCAAGTCTTGTAGATAAAGTTGGCGATTCCACTCCACCACCCCCGCCTCCACCACCTCCGAATAATGAGCTGTTTAGTCATGGTGATTTAAAAGTAAGTAGTAATGGGCATTATCTCGTTCACCAAGATGAAACACCATTTTTCTTTATGGCTGACACATCATGGGAGTTATTTGCAAGAGCGACTAGAGAGCAAGTAGAAACTTATCTGCTCAATCGAAAGCAAAAAGGATTTAACGTTATTCAGGCGGTTGTTGTGTCACAGTTTGAAAGGTTTAATGTCGCTCCAAATATTTATGGAGAAAAACCAATATTGAACAATAACTTCTATCAACCGAATGAAGCTTACTATCAAAACGTAGATTGGATTGTAAATAAGGCAGAGGAAATCGGACTCTACATTGCTATGCTTCCTATTTGGGGAAGTGCTGAATTAGAAGGACCAGCAAGGGGATTTCCAAATCCGATGTTAAATCCAGGAACAAACAATCAGGGGTTGCAAGAAGCGGAAAACAAAGCGTACTTCCACGGGAACTTGCTAGGAAATAGATATAAGAATAAACCAAACATCATTTGGATGCTTGGAGGAGATACCGATCCAGTTAAACCAGGAGAATATGATTATATCTCCATTTATAGAGCGATGGCGAATGGCATTGTTGATGCAGATGGAGGACGCTTATTAAGAACGTATCACTCTGCAGGAAGTCCAACATCTAGATTCCTTCAAACAACGACTTTAGCAAATGGTGAAAAAATGATTGATTTTAATACGATTCAAACGACCTCTGTTTTTGATTTTCCAAATTATGTTCCAGTCTATAATGATTGGAAATTAACACCGCCTACTCCTACCTTGAATGCAGAGAACAGATATGAAGATTCTCCTAATAATTATACAGCAGGTAATCCACGCCTAACTGATTTTGATGTTAGGCAAGCACAATATTGGGCGTTATTCTCTGGTGCTTTTGGCATCACTTATGGTCATAATGATATCTGGCAAATGTACGTGAGCGGACTTTACCCATCATGGACTGGGGCAAATACAAATTGGTACGATGAGCTAGATAGCCCAGGAGCTTTTCATATGTCATATCTCAAAAAATTAATGATAAGCCGTCCGATTTTAAGTAGAATTCCAGATCAAACAATTATTGCATCAAGTCAGCCATCTACTGCTGGAGCATATATTGTAGCGACAAGATCTTCAGATGGAAGTTATGCATTCGTTTATTCCCCTTACGGCGGTACTGTATCAATCAATATGAATAAAATCAGTGGTGGCACTGTAAAAGCGCAGTGGTATAATCCGCGAAATGGTTCGGTAACTTTAATCGGGACATATACTAACACCGGAACACGAAATTTTACTGCTCCAAGCTCTGGAAGAGGAAACGACTGGATTCTAATACTTGATGATAATTCCAAGAACTTCCCAACACCGTAG
- a CDS encoding M14 family zinc carboxypeptidase produces the protein MNRKKKVTLLCSTLILTSVFASPTMAAPNAKPVQAQSQEYSISGFISHAELSKKLQQIDKSSQGQVNVEVAGYSNQGREIYKATVGSGDKVILVQSEIHGNEKTGTAALLNLLQKLGSNSPEAKKIRNEVTIVAMPMVNPDATELNRRGNDMSWSEVVEDFPQLASALPSWNYYTYTNQYWDYDSNPGFDVNRDFNPNLNYVPQPEDFPNNSSNPGWYITPEAQTVRDVYKGLLSEYGVVDVFVDLHHQGEYFVEGTDDKVTLSISGDFVPDPESEEGSKYSEYADTYDGDFSKQLNVAAYNALQERGNSPFDHISLYPQNLDLPGTALGSFALNGSGAVLFEVTGQTQSYGQKEKGRLIKAVEIGLNGIIDSVVSEDVYEIDPEDYDSIPLTER, from the coding sequence ATGAATCGAAAGAAAAAGGTAACGTTGTTGTGTAGCACGCTGATATTGACATCAGTATTTGCTAGCCCTACGATGGCAGCGCCGAACGCCAAACCAGTGCAAGCGCAAAGCCAAGAATACTCGATCTCTGGTTTTATTAGTCATGCGGAGCTAAGTAAAAAACTTCAGCAAATTGATAAAAGCAGTCAGGGACAGGTTAATGTGGAGGTTGCAGGTTACTCCAATCAAGGCCGTGAAATTTATAAGGCGACAGTTGGATCGGGTGACAAAGTCATTTTAGTACAAAGCGAAATTCATGGGAATGAAAAAACGGGTACGGCAGCACTATTGAATTTACTGCAGAAGCTTGGCTCGAATTCGCCAGAAGCAAAGAAAATCAGGAATGAAGTGACGATTGTTGCCATGCCGATGGTGAACCCGGATGCGACAGAGTTAAACAGACGGGGAAATGATATGTCCTGGAGTGAAGTTGTGGAAGATTTCCCTCAGCTCGCTAGTGCGTTGCCATCCTGGAATTACTACACGTATACGAACCAATATTGGGATTATGATTCGAATCCGGGATTTGATGTGAACCGAGATTTTAATCCAAATCTTAACTATGTGCCACAACCTGAAGATTTTCCAAATAACTCTTCGAATCCAGGCTGGTACATTACTCCTGAAGCCCAAACGGTTCGTGATGTTTACAAAGGGTTGTTGAGTGAGTATGGAGTAGTCGATGTGTTCGTTGATTTGCATCATCAAGGCGAATATTTTGTTGAAGGCACAGATGATAAAGTGACGCTTTCGATTTCAGGGGATTTTGTTCCTGATCCTGAAAGTGAAGAAGGCTCGAAATACAGTGAGTATGCTGATACATATGATGGTGATTTTTCAAAGCAGTTAAATGTTGCTGCATATAACGCTCTGCAAGAACGAGGGAATTCCCCATTTGATCATATTAGCCTGTATCCACAGAATCTTGATTTACCTGGTACTGCACTTGGTTCCTTTGCACTTAATGGAAGCGGCGCAGTGCTGTTTGAGGTAACTGGTCAAACGCAAAGCTATGGTCAGAAGGAAAAAGGAAGGCTGATTAAGGCCGTTGAAATTGGACTTAATGGCATTATTGACAGCGTAGTGAGCGAAGATGTTTATGAAATTGACCCTGAGGATTATGATAGCATCCCATTAACAGAACGATAG
- a CDS encoding DUF2207 domain-containing protein, giving the protein MKKVLFLGFFLFILLIPVNVWAVEFSIEATDITAQLHEDGRVDVKESHTYEFDGDFNGITRRLISKEKTTIKNFQATENGKELKVEKDGDVYKVYRGGSDETVTVDITYTITNGVERFEDVAQFYYPFFDESNETTYENMTITVVPPKPADVKAAYGYDEAYDAVETIDEGTVVFNLGEVSSEENGDIRVAYDASLFSEATLTAEMPMLGDILADQEKTDAEVTAEREARERWGGVAPVIVGGLLLIVIVLLVQAIRRKRLTGIEIERQISGNGRFPDTEMSLPAILLFTGGNLKASAVIASLLELVRNENIKKISDEEFELVNRDTDFKHETRLIEWLFDDIASSHIFHVKDLESYVEEKKNHEKYQRSFSGWKEAVRREYKQYDLTEKAVKTRWISGLAALGSFISIFLFAYHELFLWMLLVSLLFLFFLIFPIAYRPLNEKGRRIMETVTPLKVSDQWKEWDQDEQVQALLYQIGAGKRKMSAQFASTSQNNEWMIYLLLAETFQSGFEKADQHTAVSAAGSSGGGGSGVGGGGGGSGAF; this is encoded by the coding sequence ATGAAAAAGGTGCTATTTTTAGGCTTCTTTCTTTTTATCTTACTCATTCCTGTAAATGTATGGGCGGTTGAATTTTCAATTGAAGCGACCGATATCACTGCCCAACTACACGAGGACGGTCGGGTAGATGTAAAAGAAAGTCACACGTATGAATTTGATGGAGATTTTAACGGCATTACAAGGAGACTTATCTCGAAAGAAAAGACGACAATTAAGAACTTCCAAGCTACTGAAAATGGGAAGGAACTTAAGGTAGAGAAAGATGGAGATGTTTATAAAGTATACCGTGGTGGCTCTGATGAAACTGTGACTGTCGACATCACCTATACGATTACTAATGGAGTGGAACGATTCGAAGACGTCGCCCAGTTTTATTATCCTTTTTTTGACGAAAGCAATGAAACGACATACGAAAATATGACGATAACGGTTGTACCTCCCAAACCTGCTGATGTGAAGGCAGCGTACGGATATGATGAAGCTTATGATGCTGTTGAAACGATTGATGAGGGGACAGTCGTTTTCAATCTCGGGGAAGTATCGAGTGAGGAAAACGGCGATATTCGCGTTGCATATGATGCCTCACTTTTTTCAGAAGCAACTTTGACAGCTGAAATGCCAATGCTTGGTGACATTCTTGCTGATCAAGAGAAAACGGACGCGGAAGTAACTGCCGAAAGGGAGGCGAGAGAGCGTTGGGGTGGGGTTGCTCCTGTTATTGTTGGTGGATTGCTTCTAATTGTAATTGTATTGCTCGTTCAAGCAATCAGAAGAAAGAGGTTGACTGGGATTGAGATTGAACGGCAGATTAGCGGAAATGGTCGCTTTCCAGATACAGAAATGAGCTTGCCTGCGATTCTATTGTTTACAGGAGGTAATCTTAAAGCATCAGCGGTTATTGCTTCGTTACTTGAACTTGTTCGAAATGAAAATATCAAAAAGATATCAGATGAAGAGTTTGAACTAGTGAATAGAGATACTGATTTTAAGCATGAAACTAGATTAATCGAATGGCTATTTGATGATATTGCTTCAAGTCATATCTTTCACGTGAAGGATCTGGAAAGCTATGTGGAAGAGAAGAAAAATCATGAGAAATATCAAAGAAGCTTTTCAGGCTGGAAAGAAGCGGTACGGAGAGAGTATAAGCAGTATGATCTGACTGAAAAAGCAGTGAAAACCCGTTGGATTTCAGGATTAGCCGCACTTGGATCCTTCATAAGCATCTTCTTGTTTGCTTATCATGAACTGTTTCTCTGGATGCTTCTGGTTAGTTTGCTTTTCCTTTTCTTTCTTATCTTTCCCATCGCCTACCGACCGTTAAATGAAAAGGGAAGAAGAATTATGGAAACAGTGACGCCGCTAAAGGTCAGCGATCAATGGAAAGAGTGGGATCAGGATGAGCAAGTTCAGGCTCTTCTATACCAAATTGGAGCAGGGAAGCGAAAGATGTCCGCTCAATTTGCTTCTACGTCACAAAATAATGAGTGGATGATTTACCTACTTTTAGCTGAAACGTTTCAGTCAGGCTTTGAGAAAGCAGATCAACATACTGCCGTATCAGCAGCTGGTTCTAGCGGTGGCGGTGGATCAGGCGTAGGAGGTGGGGGAGGAGGTTCAGGGGCGTTTTAG
- a CDS encoding M14 family metallopeptidase has product MKKQILTLTVAGTMLVSGSFLTGNTALAGDNGPNGPNYGGNETIKNERLHSYEEMVSFLEKVDKRSEALELEVYGQSVKGRDLYLAKFGTMNPDNPTILFLTQQHGNETLTTEGALEMIKYLSSNGNNVQNILDNVNVLIAPRLNVDGAEGDVNFSLEDYVSGTHTRYNANEVDLNRDHVDREQPETQALHENVLQKYSPDYMIDLHHQGTQTTLGDTGELVSGSILYPTNGDVDPEVVEQSKELGSVVYNAVEAKGYGLLSKYPGGSAPTISRNGLAMEYGIATLLFEMRGMADHYRDDYVLGQKSNGYLIQQAVTAMKASLNALADDSINSADTTFWDTLPESNYDGE; this is encoded by the coding sequence ATGAAAAAACAAATTCTTACATTAACAGTAGCAGGAACGATGCTTGTGTCTGGTTCGTTTTTAACAGGGAATACGGCTTTAGCGGGAGATAACGGACCGAATGGACCGAACTATGGTGGCAATGAAACGATAAAAAATGAACGCCTGCATTCTTATGAAGAAATGGTGAGCTTTTTAGAAAAAGTCGATAAGCGCTCTGAAGCGTTGGAGCTTGAAGTGTACGGTCAGTCGGTTAAAGGGAGAGATCTTTACCTTGCTAAGTTTGGTACCATGAACCCAGATAATCCAACAATTCTATTCTTAACACAGCAGCACGGAAATGAAACGTTAACGACGGAAGGCGCTCTTGAGATGATTAAGTATTTATCTTCGAACGGAAACAATGTGCAGAATATCCTTGATAACGTGAATGTGCTGATTGCACCGCGACTTAATGTTGATGGGGCAGAAGGTGATGTGAATTTTTCATTAGAAGACTATGTTTCTGGTACGCATACACGCTATAATGCCAACGAAGTTGATCTTAACCGTGATCATGTGGATCGCGAGCAGCCTGAAACACAGGCGCTACACGAGAATGTGCTACAAAAATATTCGCCGGATTATATGATTGACCTTCATCATCAGGGGACGCAAACAACGTTAGGCGACACGGGCGAGCTTGTGTCTGGTTCTATTCTTTATCCTACAAACGGAGACGTTGATCCAGAAGTGGTGGAGCAGTCTAAAGAACTCGGATCCGTTGTTTATAACGCGGTGGAAGCAAAAGGATATGGCCTACTGTCGAAGTATCCGGGAGGAAGTGCGCCAACAATTAGTCGAAACGGACTCGCGATGGAATACGGTATTGCAACACTTCTTTTTGAAATGCGTGGTATGGCCGATCATTATCGCGATGATTATGTTCTCGGGCAGAAGAGTAATGGTTATTTAATCCAACAAGCGGTTACGGCAATGAAAGCGAGTCTAAACGCTCTAGCAGATGACTCAATTAATTCAGCCGATACTACATTCTGGGATACTCTTCCCGAAAGTAATTATGATGGGGAGTAA